In Bacteroidota bacterium, the genomic window AACGTTTGATGGCGTCAGTACTTTTTAACTTTTAACCGCAAACTTTTAACTATTATCTATTTCCCCACCAACTCATAAATCTCTTTCCCCTTCGAATAAGGCATTTTGAACCCTAATAATTTGGCGATAGTTTTCGAAATATCTCTTTGTTCATAGGGTCTATCAACAACTTGTCTTTTTGCAAAATCGGGGCCTAGGGCTATAAGCTCTATATGACGGCAACCCGCACAATTGTCTCCATGACTCACA contains:
- a CDS encoding sulfatase; this translates as VSHGDNCAGCRHIELIALGPDFAKRQVVDRPYEQRDISKTIAKLLGFKMPYSKGKEIYELVGK